A genome region from Hevea brasiliensis isolate MT/VB/25A 57/8 chromosome 7, ASM3005281v1, whole genome shotgun sequence includes the following:
- the LOC110659880 gene encoding uncharacterized protein LOC110659880, producing the protein MVDNPFFKNHFSYPCYCYPYSPSVRRVPVHRHTTPVQKVVEIPVRHVDSEPSRLDSALKIQQVFRGILVRKSVKKIAAIKSEVNEIEKRILMKENVEMIRRDSKERLKVNEMLMNLLFRLDSVPGVDSVVRDCRRTVVKTVIRLQEMVDAIVADSVDRVLEVEELAKNREEDADQTPQDGALDMKGIFANSASNSNSLENAVDQTMELQNHVECVPNCDCVEKMPEAFEETSTLQSPEQQNSTMGCESRGNVELAEAEVGENANVEDDVSVSGNECAESVDLNREESQADSSADPEDDLWGNHENAVAEHKEEHVKEQSYGVKEEVSRKNRDLVERIMEDNEKMMGLMTKFFERNEMQTRLLRSLSQRVEQLERALMCKRSKRNKRRGMLVAWRTV; encoded by the coding sequence atgGTGGATAATCCCTTCTTCAAGAACCATTTTAGCTACCCTTGCTACTGTTACCCCTACTCTCCCTCTGTCAGACGAGTACCTGTACACCGCCATACGACGCCGGTTCAGAAGGTCGTGGAGATCCCTGTCCGCCATGTCGACTCCGAACCTAGCAGGTTAGACTCTGCTCTTAAGATACAGCAGGTGTTCAGAGGGATTTTGGTTAGAAAAAGCGTCAAGAAGATTGCTGCTATTAAGAGTGAGGTTAATGAGATAGAGAAGAGGATTTTGATGAAGGAAAATGTAGAGATGATTCGGAGGGATTCGAAAGAGAGGTTGAAGGTCAATGAGATGCTTATGAATTTGCTGTTTAGGTTGGATTCTGTTCCGGGTGTGGATTCTGTAGTTAGGGATTGCAGGAGGACTGTTGTTAAAACGGTGATTAGGTTGCAGGAGATGGTTGATGCGATTGTTGCTGATTCTGTTGATCGAGTATTGGAAGTAGAAGAATTAGCCAAGAATCGTGAAGAAGATGCCGATCAAACCCCACAAGATGGGGCCCTTGACATGAAAGGTATTTTTGCTAACTCTGCTTCTAATTCCAATTCTTTGGAGAACGCTGTTGATCAAACTATGGAATTGCAAAATCATGTTGAATGTGTACCAAATTGCGATTGTGTTGAGAAGATGCCTGAAGCGTTTGAAGAAACGTCAACACTGCAAAGCCCAGAACAGCAAAACTCTACGATGGGTTGTGAAAGTCGGGGGAATGTGGAATTGGCTGAAGCTGAAGTTGGAGAAAATGCAAATGTGGAAGATGATGTGTCAGTATCAGGAAATGAATGTGCAGAAAGTGTCGATTTAAATCGAGAAGAAAGCCAAGCGGATTCCTCTGCAGACCCCGAGGATGATTTATGGGGAAATCATGAAAATGCTGTAGCTGAACACAaggaagaacatgtgaaagagcaaTCTTATGGTGTCAAAGAGGAAGTAAGCAGAAAGAACAGAGACCTAGTGGAGAGGATAATGGAGGACAATGAGAAAATGATGGGATTGATGACGAAGTTTTTTGAGAGGAATGAGATGCAAACAAGATTGTTGAGGTCACTATCACAGAGGGTTGAGCAGCTGGAGAGGGCTTTAATGTGTAAAAGGTCAAAGAGAAACAAGCGCAGAGGAATGCTGGTGGCTTGGCGGACTGTTTAG
- the LOC110659868 gene encoding putative glutaredoxin-C14: MQYQYQYQHQQQAAESSSWGYYVPAVRGMIGSDPLERVVRLASESAVVIFSISSCCMCHAVKSLFCGMGVNPTVYELDQDPTGKEIERALMRLLGNYSSPVPVVFIGGKLIGAMDRVMASHINGTLVPLLKEAGALWL; the protein is encoded by the coding sequence ATGCAGTACCAGTATCAGTACCAGCACCAGCAGCAGGCTGCAGAGTCGTCGTCATGGGGTTACTATGTGCCGGCGGTGAGAGGTATGATAGGTTCAGACCCATTGGAGAGAGTGGTGAGGCTGGCCTCTGAAAGTGCGGTGGTGATATTTAGTATCAGTAGCTGCTGCATGTGCCATGCGGTGAAAAGTTTATTCTGTGGGATGGGTGTGAACCCTACTGTGTATGAGCTAGACCAGGATCCAACAGGGAAGGAGATTGAGAGAGCATTgatgaggctacttgggaattaTTCAAGTCCAGTTCCTGTTGTTTTCATTGGTGGGAAGCTAATTGGTGCTATGGATAGAGTTATGGCTTCCCATATCAATGGAACCCTCGTCCCTCTTCTCAAGGAAGCTGGAGCTCTCTGGCTTTga
- the LOC110659889 gene encoding auxin-responsive protein SAUR40: protein MEVIKGKGRKRNLIIQTWERCKSLGRNSKKTSRLVRSLTGKSKSWPRLHPNSMEEDDQFSRKKRQVAPEGCFSVYVGPQKQRFVIKTEYANHPLFKILLEEAESEYGYNPEGPLALPCNVDLFYKVLVAMDDHNDETNRQGCGFSMKHGSSYRLLSPARLIAMNQF, encoded by the coding sequence ATGGAAGTGATTAAGGGAAAAGGAAGGAAAAGAAATTTGATCATccaaacatgggagagatgcaaaTCCTTAGGCAGAAACAGCAAGAAAACATCAAGACTCGTCCGTTCTTTAACAGGTAAGAGCAAATCATGGCCACGGCTCCACCCTAATTCAATGGAAGAAGATGATCAATTCTCAAGAAAAAAAAGGCAAGTAGCTCCTGAAGGATGCTTCTCTGTGTACGTTGGACCCCAGAAACAGAGGTTTGTGATCAAGACTGAATATGCAAATCACCCACTTTTCAAGATTCTACTTGAAGAAGCAGAATCAGAATATGGTTACAACCCAGAAGGCCCTCTCGCACTCCCATGCAACGTTGACCTCTTCTACAAGGTGCTTGTAGCCATGGATGATCATAACGATGAAACAAATCGTCAGGGATGTGGCTTCTCCATGAAGCATGGCTCCTCCTATCGCCTTCTTAGCCCGGCTCGATTGATCGCCATGAATCAGTTCTAA
- the LOC110659890 gene encoding protein MICRORCHIDIA 7 — protein sequence MASLKQQNREQSDIDHHVKDGDKRKLSSSSLVMLKKPKLEQFDSIVPAGFLARIRTLPESSPGPFVVVVNNNKESSNQIVKAPFVRSCKQFWKAGDYEELSVSDYTYSSVGMDHVRVHPKFLHSNATSHKWALGAFAELLDNSLDEICNGATYVNVDVLKNQRDGSVMLLVEDNGGGMNPDKMRQCMSLGYSAKSKMANTIGQYGNGFKTSTMRLGADVVVFSRCNDGKSQTQSIGLLSYTFLTATGKEDIVVPMIDFEKKEEANWNKKIRSSLNDWNTNLEIILQWTPFLTEEDLFQQFNFLEDQGTRIIIYNLWEDDEGCLELDFDTDPHDIQIRGVNRDEKNIQMANQYPNSKHFLTYQHSLRIYVSILYLRLPTGFRIILRGKEIEHHDIVNDMMEAQEIIYRPQHLPEGMSKKHEDVVAKGMMGFVKDACHHIDVQGFNVYHKNRLIKPFWRVWNPAGSDGRGVIGLIEANFVEPAHDKQGFERTIVLQRLEGKLVSIQRDYWTKNCQLIGYAPRRNLKNQISSRTECSLSSNKDGQGSARCGKRSPTDAISPNQQSSITGNQRFPPANAVNQNAQAFNNMDLKSPADAISPNQQGSITGNQRFPRANSVNQNAQGCNNMDLKSTVDAINPNQQGSITGKPRFPPANSVDQNAQGSNNMDSRLRHSLQFGESPSRNLNDGEASLAPARPLRDSAASGRSHSINDNGQSNNNGNIKGVNHLKQNGPESTERLNGGERVDQLTIMLREKTIECEAVKEKAERLDHENHALVDIIEGERASWATAEEELLKRLEDALKTIEHLQERVRQLEGSKLQSCKIEQQ from the exons ATGGCCTCCCTCAAGCAACAAAATCGTGAACAATCCGATATCGATCATCATGTTAAGGATGGAGATAAGCGGAAGCTAAGCTCGAGTAGTTTAGTCATGTTAAAGAAACCGAAACTCGAGCAATTTGATTCGATTGTGCCGGCTGGATTTCTTGCTCGTATCCGCACCCTGCCGGAGAGTTCGCCGGGGCCCTTTGTTGTTGtagttaataataataaagaaagcAGTAATCAAATAGTTAAGGCTCCGTTTGTACGCAGTTGCAAGCAGTTCTGGAAAGCAGGAGATTATGAGGAACTTAGTGTCTCCGATTATACCTATTCTTCTG TTGGGATGGATCATGTAAGGGTGCACCCAAAATTTTTGCATTCGAATGCAACTAGCCATAAGTGGGCATTGGGAGCTTTCGCAGAGCTTTTGGATAATTCTTTAGATGAGATTTGCAATGGAGCCACTTATGTTAATGTAGATGTGTTGAAAAACCAGAGAGATGGTAGCGTGATGCTGCTAGTGGAAG ACAATGGTGGTGGAATGAATCCTGATAAGATGCGGCAGTGTATGTCTCTTGGATATTCTGCTAAAAGCAAGATGGCAAATACTATTGGTCAAT ATGGAAATGGGTTTAAAACAAGTACTATGAGGCTTGGAGCTGATGTTGTAGTGTTTTCACGTTGTAATGATGGGAAGAG CCAAACACAAAGCATCGGATTGCTCTCTTACACATTTTTGACCGCAACAGGAAAGGAAGATATTGTGGTTCCTATG ATTGACtttgagaagaaagaagaagcTAATTGGAATAAGAAAATAAGATCTTCACTGAATGATTGGAATACCAATTTAGAAATCATATTGCAGTGGACACCATTTCTAACTGAAGAAGATCTTTTCCAGCAG TTCAATTTCCTGGAAGATCAAGGTACACGCATCATAATCTACAATCTTTGGGAGGATGATGAAGGATGTTTAGAGCTGGATTTTGACACCGATCCACAT GACATACAAATCAGAGGAGTCAACCGAGATGAGAAGAATATACAAATGGCAAATCAATATCCCAACTCGAAGCACTTTTTAACTTATCAACATTCATTAAGG ATTTATGTATCAATTCTCTACCTCCGACTTCCAACTGGCTTCAGAATTATCCTGCGTGGAAAGGAAATCGAACATCATGACATAGTGAATGACATGATGGAAGCACAGGAGATAATATACAGACCTCAGCATTTACCTGAGGGCATGTCAAAGAAACATGAAGAT GTAGTCGCTAAAGGAATGATGGGGTTTGTGAAGGATGCTTGCCACCATATTGATGTTCAGGGATTTAATGTTTACCATAAGAATCGACTCATCAAG CCTTTCTGGAGGGTGTGGAATCCTGCTGGAAGCGACGGTCGTGGGGTAATAG GTCTAATAGAAGCAAATTTTGTTGAACCAGCTCATGATAAACAAGGTTTTGAGCGCACAATTGTGCTTCAAAGACTGGAGGGAAAGCTAGTTTCGATACAAAGGGACTATTG GACTAAAAATTGCCAGTTGATTGGTTATGCCCCAAGGCGGAATCTCAAGAACCAAATTTCATCGAGAACTGAATGTTCTTTGAGCTCAAATAAGGATGGACAGGGCTCTGCTAGATGTGGAAAAAGATCTCCAACAGATGCAATTAGTCCAAACCAGCAAAGTTCTATTACTGGGAATCAACGATTTCCACCAGCTAATGCAGTTAATCAGAATGCCCAAGCCTTTAATAATATGGACTTGAAATCTCCAGCAGATGCAATTAGTCCAAATCAGCAAGGATCTATTACTGGGAATCAACGATTTCCACGAGCTAATTCAGTTAATCAGAATGCCCAAGGCTGTAATAATATGGACTTGAAATCTACAGTAGATGCAATCAATCCAAACCAGCAAGGTTCTATTACTGGGAAACCGAGATTTCCACCAGCAAATTCAGTTGATCAAAATGCACAAGGCTCTAATAATATGGACTCAAGGCTGAGACATAGTTTGCAATTTGGTGAAAGTCCATCACGCAATCTAAACGATGGTGAGGCATCCCTTGCTCCTGCACGTCCTCTGCGTGATTCTGCAGCATCCGGAAGAAGTCACTCAATCAATGATAATGGACAATCTAACAACAATGGTAATATAAAGGGAGTAAATCACTTGAAACAAAATGGTCCAGAATCAACGGAGAG GTTGAATGGAGGGGAAAGGGTGGATCAGTTGACTATAATG CTTCGGGAGAAAACAATAGAGTGTGAGGCTGTAAAAGAGAAAGCAGAACGGTTGGATCATGAAAATCACGCTCTGGTGGATATCATTGAGGGTGAAAGGGCTAGTTGGGCCACAGCAGAAGAGGAATTGTTGAAGAGATTGGAG GACGCTTTGAAGACCATTGAGCATCTGCAAGAGAGAGTGAGGCAGCTAGAAGGGAGCAAATTACAGAGCTGCAAAATTGAGCAGCAGTAA
- the LOC110659891 gene encoding leucine-rich repeat extensin-like protein 3 has product MFASMTPIILLLLFLATFFAHPFSFLAQPVNPTSRISVVGVVYCDTCSTNSFSRHSYFLPGVDVHIQCSFKANSPKTAEQINFSVNRTTDRYGIYKLEIPQVEGVDCVDGSAIESLCHASLIKSSSSGCDVPGLKTTTNEITVKSKQDNHCIYSLNSLSYKPAKRNDTLCGNHRQELPSSFNSSKFFLPYFPPYGFPWPTLPPLPFPRLPPYPTLPFPPLPPYPRLPFPPLTPYPRVPFPPLPPLPSLPFPFPPLPPFPPTPSLFQPPPPPAFNLGDPRTWIPHIPSLSPPPPPAFNLRDPRTWIPYLPPSPPNRPQNQNP; this is encoded by the exons atgtttgcttccatgactccaatcattcttcttcttctttttcttgcaactttttttgctcacccattttctttccttGCCCAACCAGTAAATCCCACCTCCAGAATCAGTGTTGTTGGTGTTGTTTATTGTGATACCTGCTCCACTAATTCTTTCTCTAGACACAGCTACTTCTTGCCAG GTGTGGATGTTCATATACAATGCTCATTCAAAGCAAACTCACCTAAAACAGCAGAGCAGATAAACTTCTCAGTTAATCGAACAACAGATAGATATGGGATATACAAGCTGGAAATACCACAAGTTGAAGGGGTCGATTGTGTGGATGGTTCAGCAATTGAATCTTTATGCCATGCAAGTTTAATAAAGAGCTCATCTTCTGGCTGTGATGTTCCTGGATTAAAGACAACAACTAATGAGATAACGGTCAAGTCGAAGCAAGATAATCACTGCATTTACAGCTTGAATTCGCTAAGCTACAAGCCAGCCAAGAGAAATGATACCTTGTGTGGAAATCACAGACAAGAGTTGCCAAGTTCCTTCAATTCTTCAAAGTTCTTTCTCCCTTACTTCCCACCATATGGTTTCCCTTGGCCTACTTTGCCTCCATTACCTTTTCCTCGTTTACCACCATATCCAACACTACCCTTCCCTCCCTTGCCACCATATCCAAGACTACCCTTCCCTCCCTTGACACCATATCCAAGAGTACCTTTCCCTCCCCTCCCACCACTTCCCTCTTTGCCCTTCCCATTCCCTCCTCTCCCACCCTTTCCACCAACCCCATCTCTCTTCCAACCACCTCCTCCACCAGCTTTTAACCTAGGAGATCCAAGGACTTGGATACCTCATATTCCTTCATTATCACCTCCCCCGCCACCTGCATTTAATCTAAGAGACCCAAGAACTTGGATACCTTACCTCCCTCCATCCCCTCCCAATAGGCCTCAGAATCAAAACCCATAA